In the genome of Acidobacteriota bacterium, one region contains:
- the bchI gene encoding magnesium chelatase ATPase subunit I, whose protein sequence is MHKTSRREDKPSSSHAAHAAREQGRLRSDRVVYPFTAIVGQEEMKLALMLGAIDPNIGGVIIMGHRGTGKSTAVRALADLLPLIKKVKGCLYGCDPERPNELCDECANRASGEGRLPAQRATVPVVDLPLGATEDRVCGTLDIERALVEGVKAFEPGLLARANRGFLYIDEVNLLDDHLVDVLLDAAASGRNVVEREGISVSHPARFVLVGSGNPEEGELRPQLLDRFGLYTQITTISDIDQRVEIVERRERFDDDPAAFHDATARDQYHLRRRITRAKKLLPRVGINRSLLMLIAELCVALEVDGHRGELTIARAARALAAFEGRVTASADDVERVVLMSLRHRLRRDPLETVDSGARIEQAIRETIPKHAGSARLAAIR, encoded by the coding sequence ATGCACAAAACCTCCAGGCGAGAAGACAAACCCAGTAGCAGCCACGCCGCGCACGCCGCGCGGGAGCAAGGCCGCCTTCGGTCTGATCGCGTCGTCTATCCGTTCACCGCGATCGTCGGCCAGGAAGAGATGAAGCTCGCGCTGATGCTGGGCGCTATCGACCCGAACATCGGCGGCGTGATCATCATGGGTCATCGGGGCACGGGCAAGTCTACAGCCGTTCGCGCGCTTGCGGATTTATTGCCGCTCATCAAGAAAGTGAAAGGCTGCCTTTACGGCTGCGACCCCGAGCGGCCGAATGAGCTGTGCGACGAATGCGCGAACCGAGCGTCCGGTGAGGGCCGCTTGCCTGCGCAGCGCGCTACCGTCCCGGTCGTCGATCTGCCGCTCGGCGCAACCGAGGATCGGGTTTGCGGCACGCTCGACATAGAACGCGCGCTGGTGGAAGGAGTGAAAGCATTCGAGCCGGGCTTGCTCGCGCGCGCGAATCGCGGCTTTCTTTACATCGACGAAGTCAATCTGCTCGACGATCATTTGGTGGACGTCTTGCTCGACGCCGCGGCATCCGGCCGCAACGTAGTCGAACGCGAAGGCATTTCAGTGAGCCATCCCGCGCGCTTCGTGCTCGTCGGTTCGGGCAATCCCGAAGAAGGCGAGTTGAGGCCGCAGCTACTTGACCGCTTCGGGCTCTATACTCAGATCACGACCATCTCCGACATCGACCAGCGCGTCGAGATAGTTGAGAGACGCGAGCGGTTCGATGATGACCCGGCGGCTTTTCACGACGCGACGGCGCGCGACCAGTACCACCTGCGAAGGCGAATCACCCGCGCAAAGAAGCTGCTCCCTCGTGTCGGCATCAATCGGAGTCTGTTGATGCTGATCGCCGAGTTGTGTGTCGCGCTCGAGGTGGATGGGCACCGCGGCGAGTTGACGATCGCTCGTGCCGCGCGCGCGCTAGCTGCATTTGAGGGACGCGTAACGGCGAGCGCTGATGATGTTGAACGAGTCGTGCTGATGTCGTTGCGTCACCGGCTGCGGAGAGATCCGCTTGAAACAGTGGACAGCGGCGCGCGAATAGAGCAGGCGATTCGTGAGACGATTCCGAAGCACGCGGGCAGTGCGCGGT
- a CDS encoding right-handed parallel beta-helix repeat-containing protein has product MLTRHFRSRTTVLFLIAAIPLLVFAYPAQSSAPDILVTTTSDLLDFGGAQQVADLPGPDGLVSLREAIIAANNRPGPELIGFNIPTSDAGFGGAVFTIAPLSVLPPLSGGGTTIDGTTQTAFTGNSNPAGPEIVITGSSESTASDGLFISSANNVIRGLVINSFPGTPGGTGNGIVIYGPQSSGNVVSGCFVGIDATGTSIAGNASNGIFIIDGATNNRVGGLTPSERNVVSGNGLDGISMHSGANPGANQNVVQGNFVGTDVTGTIALGNARDGVDTETAFNTIGGPDPAARNICSGNLRIGVFLVGGINIADHNLVQGNYIGMDVTGTVALGNQLEGVGIVSSIGTNVRNNVVIGNLISANALDGVGIFSSDGNLIKDNLIGTDVNGNPSFGNGHFGLHISGGPGDPASNDNRVEDNVIAGNASAGVFIAAGVRNSISRNRIFSNGDLGIQLNPGLTPNDPGDLDTGPNELMNYPVLDRADATPVCLLGQGTIDTPNPGNVVIEFFANPVPTPGGDPSGHGEGAVFLGSTTPNASGNFWTTLPPVSAGTLITATATDAAGNTSEFAANIVAGAPAVNAPVLTALGPARVWIGLKNSDDVGTKFDVLAEVFKNSALIGSGQLNGIPGGSSGFNNAVLRTIDLALSAPVDIHSGDSLSFRLSVRIAVGVSGHRSGTARLWFNDVAANTRFAATIGCVTRDHFLLNGFALGATAGTGPKKTIDVFVDSAIGGNPFKPFGTWSKVF; this is encoded by the coding sequence ATGCTGACCCGGCATTTTCGGAGCAGGACGACCGTGCTGTTCCTCATCGCTGCGATTCCTTTGTTGGTCTTTGCATACCCGGCTCAATCGAGCGCGCCGGATATTCTTGTCACGACTACTTCAGATTTGTTGGATTTTGGTGGTGCCCAGCAAGTCGCGGATTTGCCTGGCCCAGATGGGCTGGTCTCGTTGCGAGAAGCGATCATTGCCGCGAATAACAGACCCGGACCTGAGCTGATCGGATTCAACATTCCAACCAGCGATGCAGGGTTTGGCGGCGCAGTCTTCACGATCGCGCCATTATCTGTGCTGCCGCCACTGTCCGGCGGCGGGACCACGATAGATGGAACAACTCAGACGGCCTTTACAGGGAACAGCAACCCCGCCGGACCGGAGATAGTAATCACGGGTAGCTCCGAGAGTACTGCGTCCGATGGGTTGTTTATCAGCTCAGCCAACAATGTTATTCGAGGTCTCGTGATCAACAGTTTTCCGGGGACACCCGGTGGCACAGGTAACGGGATCGTGATCTATGGTCCGCAATCGAGTGGTAATGTTGTTTCCGGGTGCTTCGTGGGGATTGACGCGACCGGCACTTCCATCGCGGGAAATGCTAGCAACGGCATATTTATCATCGACGGAGCCACGAACAATCGAGTGGGAGGATTGACTCCGAGCGAGCGAAATGTCGTGTCCGGGAACGGTCTCGATGGTATAAGCATGCACTCGGGGGCGAACCCCGGGGCGAATCAGAATGTAGTTCAGGGCAATTTCGTTGGCACCGATGTTACAGGAACAATCGCTCTGGGCAACGCGCGGGATGGTGTAGACACTGAGACCGCGTTCAATACAATCGGTGGCCCGGATCCTGCCGCCAGAAACATATGTTCCGGCAACCTCCGCATCGGCGTCTTCTTGGTGGGGGGAATCAATATCGCCGACCACAACCTGGTTCAGGGTAACTACATCGGAATGGACGTGACGGGAACAGTGGCTCTCGGTAATCAGTTGGAGGGGGTGGGCATTGTCTCTTCAATCGGGACTAACGTGCGCAACAATGTAGTCATCGGCAATTTGATCTCTGCCAATGCGCTGGACGGCGTAGGGATTTTTTCATCCGATGGCAATCTAATCAAGGATAACCTGATAGGAACCGACGTCAATGGGAATCCGTCATTTGGCAATGGTCATTTTGGACTTCACATAAGTGGTGGACCTGGAGATCCAGCGTCGAATGACAATCGAGTTGAAGACAACGTTATCGCCGGGAATGCTTCAGCGGGAGTTTTTATCGCTGCCGGGGTGCGCAATTCCATAAGTCGAAATCGCATTTTTTCAAACGGCGATTTGGGAATTCAGCTTAACCCCGGGTTGACCCCCAACGATCCAGGAGACCTCGACACTGGGCCGAACGAGTTGATGAATTATCCGGTGCTCGATCGGGCCGATGCGACCCCTGTATGTCTGCTAGGTCAGGGAACGATAGATACACCGAACCCTGGGAATGTCGTAATTGAATTCTTCGCCAATCCAGTGCCGACGCCAGGTGGTGATCCTTCAGGTCATGGCGAAGGAGCTGTCTTTCTCGGCTCAACAACTCCAAACGCATCCGGTAACTTTTGGACGACCCTGCCACCAGTATCCGCTGGGACGCTGATCACTGCCACCGCTACAGACGCGGCCGGCAACACTTCTGAGTTTGCCGCAAACATCGTGGCGGGCGCTCCCGCGGTGAATGCTCCGGTGCTGACCGCGCTCGGCCCGGCAAGAGTCTGGATAGGCCTCAAGAACAGCGATGACGTAGGCACGAAGTTCGACGTGCTAGCCGAAGTGTTCAAGAACAGCGCTCTCATAGGCTCGGGTCAACTCAACGGCATACCCGGCGGGAGCAGCGGATTCAATAATGCCGTGTTGCGGACGATCGACCTCGCCCTATCCGCTCCTGTGGATATTCACTCCGGCGATAGCCTCAGTTTCAGGCTTTCGGTACGGATAGCGGTGGGAGTCTCAGGCCATAGGAGCGGCACAGCGAGGCTGTGGTTCAACGACGTGGCTGCGAACACTCGCTTCGCTGCGACGATCGGGTGCGTAACACGCGACCACTTCCTCTTGAACGGCTTCGCCTTAGGCGCCACAGCCGGAACCGGGCCGAAGAAGACGATAGACGTGTTCGTAGACAGTGCAATTGGAGGCAATCCGTTCAAGCCGTTCGGAACCTGGAGCAAAGTGTTCTGA
- a CDS encoding CHAD domain-containing protein: MKIVISLCDRANQTMAEAEQILTTEADAPAAKKPQARQARKLVEIIPSQLAALRTYHSAVLDTEAVEAVHKMRVTTRRLQASLDLLAREMKVRKLKRRLRNWRRKLSTVRNYDVFLELIEKEVTSRGRTRREQLELVKTILQDRRLQRAAKVKKFLQHININAIAHGLGLSTPAPNETPDPIRVVDDTRDEAPTLETAAETMVIDERSVAGYAAERLDQRLAEFQALAAQSQPTNNPAELHQLRIAAKRVRYLLELVSEMGYGDASRALAWLRTLQDRIGDWHDLEALEGEIIAIVSSPEFMKQHLAESSQMLQAAAHLQKKKEALVSRLFPVRVPRYLEVTSQRIARALRRHSMRGQAPRRLSE; the protein is encoded by the coding sequence GTGAAGATAGTAATCTCTCTCTGCGATCGCGCGAACCAAACGATGGCTGAGGCCGAACAAATACTGACTACCGAGGCGGACGCTCCCGCTGCGAAGAAACCGCAGGCACGCCAGGCGCGCAAGCTTGTTGAGATCATCCCTTCTCAGTTGGCGGCCTTGCGCACTTACCACAGCGCCGTTCTCGACACCGAAGCGGTCGAGGCTGTCCACAAGATGAGAGTAACGACGCGCAGGCTTCAGGCCTCGCTTGATTTGCTCGCACGCGAGATGAAGGTGCGCAAGCTGAAGAGGCGGCTTCGCAATTGGCGCCGCAAGCTCTCCACCGTCAGGAACTACGACGTATTTCTCGAACTCATCGAGAAGGAAGTGACAAGCCGGGGCCGGACTCGGCGAGAGCAGCTCGAGTTGGTAAAGACCATTCTGCAAGACCGACGCTTGCAACGCGCTGCAAAGGTAAAGAAGTTCCTGCAACACATCAACATCAACGCAATCGCCCATGGCCTGGGACTAAGCACGCCCGCGCCTAATGAGACGCCTGATCCAATTCGCGTCGTCGACGATACGCGCGATGAAGCGCCGACGCTCGAGACTGCGGCCGAAACGATGGTCATCGATGAACGAAGCGTAGCGGGCTATGCGGCCGAGCGGCTCGACCAGAGGCTTGCAGAGTTTCAAGCTCTCGCGGCGCAGTCGCAGCCGACTAACAATCCGGCGGAGTTGCATCAGCTACGAATCGCCGCGAAGCGAGTAAGGTATTTGTTGGAGCTCGTCTCGGAGATGGGCTACGGCGATGCGTCGCGCGCGTTGGCCTGGCTACGGACGCTTCAAGATCGCATAGGCGACTGGCACGACCTGGAAGCGCTGGAAGGGGAGATAATCGCGATCGTCTCGAGCCCCGAATTCATGAAGCAACACCTCGCCGAGAGCAGCCAGATGCTTCAAGCGGCGGCGCATCTGCAAAAGAAGAAAGAGGCGCTGGTGTCGCGCCTCTTTCCGGTACGCGTGCCTCGGTATCTCGAAGTTACATCACAGCGCATTGCGAGAGCGTTGCGCCGGCACTCGATGCGCGGTCAAGCACCGCGGCGACTCAGCGAGTGA
- a CDS encoding heavy metal-responsive transcriptional regulator: protein MRDETPKQEYLRSGELARLAGVSTDTLRHYERKGLLARPRRSANGYREYPASDLDRVRLVRGALGIGFTLDELARIFSVRDRGGAPCHQVRALAGTKLTEVETQLGELTALRDELRRLLKNWDALLAKNLPSERAGLLESLAAKATKALGRRTRSSRFTRTPINRKKESKENQW from the coding sequence GTGAGGGACGAGACCCCGAAACAGGAGTATTTGCGGTCAGGAGAACTGGCGCGGCTGGCCGGTGTGAGCACCGACACATTGCGGCATTACGAGCGCAAGGGCTTGCTCGCGCGGCCGCGCCGTTCGGCAAACGGTTATCGCGAATATCCGGCCAGTGACCTCGATCGAGTGCGTCTTGTGCGCGGCGCGCTCGGAATCGGATTCACCCTGGACGAACTGGCTCGCATCTTCAGCGTGCGTGACCGAGGCGGCGCGCCGTGCCATCAGGTGAGAGCACTCGCGGGGACAAAGCTTACGGAGGTTGAGACGCAACTTGGCGAACTTACAGCGCTGCGCGATGAACTGCGCAGGCTGTTGAAGAACTGGGACGCGCTTTTGGCGAAGAACTTGCCTTCGGAGCGCGCCGGTCTGTTGGAGTCGCTAGCAGCGAAAGCGACGAAAGCTCTAGGGAGGCGGACACGGTCATCGCGCTTCACCCGTACACCTATCAATCGAAAGAAAGAGAGCAAGGAGAATCAATGGTAA
- a CDS encoding molybdopterin-dependent oxidoreductase, which translates to MDILKLDLNKAAPDLPTESEIQFQVGLLAGVAALIAGFIARFVFDAPLVPELLAQFIFAIAPIWMVELAVGMLGPFAKHLAFLGCTVIYFIALIGAALAYLRYAPGRGSTLSRYVWLVAFSFLMWAFTAVLLIPLLGGGMFGNRLRQGALFTSAWLLVVYALYGIALRVASAQYIERPISANAPGRIVSRRRVVRGVGYAVLAIGIYDIGKSLFGMWLQSGSGRVKRGDGVFPNIDNLALEITPTRDFYQVSKNAFEPEVDARRWKLEVTGLVDNRLSLTYDEMKALPSVDQYATLACISNVVGGDLIGTALWRGVRLKDVLAKAGLKQAVVDIVLRASDDYTDSIPLDRAMADGTLLVYEMNGEPLTPEHGSPVRLLVPGIYGMKNVKWITRIEAVDFDFKGYWQRRGWDDRAEYKTMSRIDAPDSSVKGEATIAGIAFAGDRGISKVEVSTDGGASWDQAEIKPALSPISWVLWQRRWKPAQPGKHKVLVRATDGRGQTQTSQYAPPAPSGSSGYHGVTVRAE; encoded by the coding sequence ATGGACATTCTAAAGCTCGATTTGAATAAAGCGGCGCCGGACCTGCCGACAGAGAGCGAGATTCAATTCCAGGTCGGGCTATTGGCAGGAGTGGCGGCGCTGATCGCAGGCTTCATCGCTCGATTCGTCTTCGACGCGCCGCTCGTGCCCGAGCTTCTCGCTCAATTCATCTTCGCGATAGCTCCCATCTGGATGGTCGAGCTTGCGGTAGGAATGCTGGGTCCGTTCGCCAAGCATCTGGCATTTCTCGGCTGCACAGTGATTTATTTCATTGCGTTGATCGGAGCGGCGCTCGCTTATCTTCGGTACGCACCCGGAAGGGGCTCGACTCTCTCGCGCTATGTCTGGCTGGTCGCATTCTCGTTTTTGATGTGGGCTTTTACTGCTGTGCTTCTGATACCGCTGCTGGGAGGCGGAATGTTTGGAAACCGCTTGCGGCAAGGAGCGCTATTCACGAGCGCGTGGCTCCTAGTCGTGTACGCGCTGTACGGAATTGCTCTTCGCGTAGCAAGCGCCCAATACATCGAACGCCCGATCTCTGCAAACGCGCCGGGGAGGATCGTCAGCAGACGCCGCGTTGTCCGAGGTGTTGGCTACGCAGTTCTGGCAATTGGGATCTACGACATAGGCAAGTCGCTTTTTGGAATGTGGCTGCAGTCCGGCTCGGGCCGTGTAAAGCGCGGCGATGGCGTGTTCCCGAACATCGATAATCTCGCCCTCGAGATCACGCCCACTCGAGACTTTTACCAGGTGTCCAAGAACGCGTTTGAGCCCGAGGTTGATGCGCGGAGATGGAAGCTGGAAGTGACAGGTCTCGTAGACAACAGGCTCTCGCTGACTTACGACGAGATGAAGGCGCTGCCTTCGGTTGATCAATATGCGACGCTGGCCTGCATCAGCAATGTAGTCGGAGGCGATCTGATCGGCACCGCCTTGTGGCGGGGAGTGCGCCTCAAAGACGTTCTTGCAAAAGCCGGGCTCAAGCAGGCAGTTGTCGACATCGTGCTGCGAGCGAGCGACGATTACACCGACTCGATTCCGCTCGATCGCGCGATGGCTGATGGGACTCTCCTTGTGTACGAGATGAACGGCGAACCGCTTACACCTGAGCACGGCTCCCCTGTGCGACTGCTGGTGCCGGGGATCTACGGGATGAAGAACGTGAAGTGGATCACCCGCATCGAAGCGGTGGACTTCGACTTCAAAGGCTATTGGCAACGGCGAGGATGGGATGATCGCGCGGAGTACAAGACGATGTCGCGGATAGACGCGCCCGATAGCTCTGTGAAAGGCGAAGCTACGATTGCTGGAATCGCATTCGCGGGCGACCGCGGAATCAGCAAGGTCGAAGTCTCGACTGATGGCGGCGCGAGTTGGGACCAAGCAGAGATCAAGCCTGCTCTTTCGCCGATCTCGTGGGTGCTGTGGCAACGGCGGTGGAAACCCGCGCAACCCGGCAAGCACAAAGTCCTAGTGAGGGCGACGGACGGTCGAGGTCAGACGCAGACCTCGCAATATGCGCCCCCGGCTCCAAGCGGATCGTCGGGCTATCACGGCGTTACCGTACGCGCTGAATGA